Below is a genomic region from Gemmatimonadota bacterium.
AGGCGCCGGGGCTTGCCAGCACGGACATCTCGGCGCTGCGCGGTCTTGGAGATGTTCAGGTTTCGCCGGATGGGAGGCATGTTGCGTACGCGGTAACGCGACGCGATACGCCTGGCAGGCCGCGTAGCGAGACGTGGATTCGCGATCTCGCGACGCACGCCGAGTCGCGGCTTGGCACCGACGCAACGGGCGCATCGAGTCCACGATGGTCGCCGGATGGCAGCGCGATCGCATTCTTCGGCCGCGTCGGCGACAGCAGTGGAGTAGCAATCGCGAACGCGGATGGGAGCGACATTCGATTCATCGCTTCCGTGAAGGGCACCAATCACGTTCTTCCGTCGATCGGGGAGCGACTCACATGGTCGCCGGACGGACACCGGCTTGCATTCATATCGAGCACGCCGGGCCCGGAGGTCGATGCGAACGGTGACCCGATGGTCATCACGCGGTATTCGTACAAGCCGACAGCGAGTGAGGGGCTGACGCGCTTCAACGACAATCGCCGTCTGCACATCTTCGTCGCCGACCTTGCTACGAAGCACGTGAGGCAGCTTACGACCGGCAACTACTACGAGCACAGCATCGAGTGGTCGCCATCGGGTGCGGAGATCATGTTCGTGTCGAACCACGGTGCCGATCCGGATCGTGTCTTCAACTATGACGTGTTCGCGGTCAACGTGGCGTCCGGTGCGCAGCGCCAGATCACGAAGACTGCGTCGCCCGAATATCAGCCTGTGTGGTCGCCCGACGGCCGTCGCATCGCCTACCTTGGCACCAAGCGTTCGCTGACGTCGTCCGAGACGACCATGGAGGACACGCACGTCTGGGTGATGAACGCCGACGGATCGAATCGCCGGGAGGTTGGGCTATCCGTCGATAATCGTCAACGTGCACCGCGGTGGTCTCGCGATGGTACGTCGCTCTACACGGTGGTGCAGGTGCACGGCGACAGCAAACTGTATCGCATTCCCGTGGATGGTGGCTCGCCGCACGTAGTGGTGGGCGATGAGGGCCAGATCGGATCGTGGTCGCTCATGTCGGACGGCGGGCTGATCTATGCCTTCGCCTCGCCGGCCGAGCCGGCGATGCTTCGCGAGATGAACGCATCGGGTGTTGCTCACGACATCGTTCGGCTCAACACTGCACTACTCGCGAAACGCCGTGTCGCACCGGTCGAGCGCTTCACGTTCAGGTCGCGCGACGGGCTTCAGGTCGAGGCGTATTTCACCGCGCCGCTGGATCGCACAGCCAATTCGAAGTATCCGCTTATCGTGCAGATCCACGGCGGGCCGCATGGTGCGCAAGGATCGGCATTCAACGACAAGGCGCAGGTTTATGCCGCGCACGGCATGGCGTCGTTGATGGTGAACTACCGGGGCTCAACCGGATACGGCCAGAAGTTCGCGGATGCGATCTTCAAGGATCAGGATGGTCGCGAGGCAGAGGACGTGATGGCGGGTGTGGATGCCGCGCTCGCGCGTCATCCGTGGCTCGACTCCACGAGAATGGGAGTGGAGGGAACGAGCTACGGCGGACAACTGGCGGATTGGCTGGTCACGCGCACCAACCGCTTCGCGGCGGCGATCCCGACTGCCGGAATCGCGAATCTGATCAGCTTCAACTACATGTCGTACTACCACGACTATCTGGCCGTGGAGTTCGGTGCGTACCCTCACGTGGGTGCGTTGATGGACACGTTGTGGAAGCGTAGCGCGCTGCGTTACGTCTCGCGCGTGAAGACGCCGGTGATGCTGGTGCACGGTGAGAACGACAACGACGTGCCGATTGCGGAGGCGGAACAGTTCTACATAGCACTGAAGGATGTCGGTGTGCCTGTGGTGATGATTCGTTATCCGCGCGAAGGGCACGGAGTGCGTGAGACGAAGCACGTCATCGATTTCATCGACAGGAGTATCGCGTGGTACAACCGCTGGTTTTCTCATTCGGGCCCAAGGGAGGGTTGATGTCGAAAAGATCAGGTAGCCGTTGGCTACTGTTCGCGTTGTTGTCGTTTACGGGGGTAGGCGTTGCCGGAGGTGTTGCTGCAGGCGTTGCGGGAGCACAGGCCGGCGTAGCGCCACAGGGAACTGCAACGATCACGGGAACAATTACCGACTCGGCGGGACATGCACCGATCGCCGGAGTTCAGGTCTCCGCGGGTCCGGCTGGCGTCACGTCAGGCACGACGATCAAAGGTGCGGTGACCGCGCCGAACGGACGATTCACGATCACCGGAGTCGCGCCCGGCGCGGTGACGGTTCGCGCACGCCTGCTCGGGTTTGCGCCGGTCACGAGGCAGGTTACCGCGACTGCGGGAAGTGTCACCACTGTCGACATCGCGCTGATGCACCAGACCGCATTGCTCGATCAGGTCGTCGTGACAGGAACAGCCGGAGCGACGCAACGGCGCGCGGTCGGTAACGTGATCGAGAGCATAAAGGCAACCGACATCCTGACCGTCGCGCCAGTCACCACTGTCGGTCAGCTGGTGGAGGGTCGCACGCCGGGTCTCACGGTGCTGCCTTCATCCGGACAGGTCGGTACCGGATCGCAGCTTCGCGTGCGTGGTGTGAGCAGTCTTTCGCTTACCAACGAGCCACTGATCTACATCGATGGCGTGCGCATGGACGGCAACGCCAGTCGTGGTCCCTCACAGCGTGGTGGCATGGGCACCAGCGCACTCGACGACATCAATCCTGAAGACATCGAGAGCATCGAAGTCATCAAGGGGCCGGCGGCCGGTACGCTGTACGGCACCGAAGCATCGAACGGCGTGATTCAGATCATCACAAAGCGTGGCAGGAGCGGCAAGGCATCGTGGAACTTCAGCCAGCGACTGGGCACCAACTGGCTTGCGAATCCGGGAGGCCGGGCTGGCACTCTGTACGCAAAGGATCCGGCGACGCAGCAGCTCGACAGTGTCAACCTCTACCTCCACGAGGCACAGTCGGGCAACGGGCCGATCTTCACGAATGGAATGCTCGAAGGCACCAACCTGAGTCTGGCCGGCGGCTCGGACCTCGCCAGATACTTCACGTCGGTGAACTACGATGATGATGTCGGCGTCGTTCCATGGAACGTGGCCAAGAAGTTGGGCGCACGGGCGAATCTCGATCTGCTCGTCGGCAACAAGCTGAAGATCACGACAAACATGGCCTACCTGCGCAACAGGATCCGGCTCGCGCAGGGCGCGATCGACATCGATCCGTTCAGCAACCTGATCTGGGGCAATCCGCTCACGCTCGGCAAGGGCCAGCGCGGCTTCAATACATCGCCACCAGAAGAGTGGTCGACTGTGGAGAGCCACGCCGACGTCGATCGGACGACGTCGAACCTGACTCTGAACTACACTCCGATCTCGTGGTTCACCAATCGCCTCATAGCTGGACTGGATGCGAGCACCGAGAACAACTGGGTGCTGTACCCGCGTCAGCCGAAGGGCAATCTCGACTTCCTGGGCAACAACGGTCTCGGCTCGAAGTCAGTCTCGCGCGCGTTGCACAATTTCATCACGCTAGACTACTCCGGCTCCGCCAAGTATCACCGCGGTGACAATCTCGACTTCACGAGCAGCATTGGATTGCAGTACTACCATCAGGATCTGAACACGATTACTGCCACAGGCTCCAACTTCCCGGCAATCCCGATCACGACTGTCAGTGGCGGAACGACGCGCACCGGCGCCGAGACGTATACGGGAAATGCGACGGTCGGTGTTTTCGGCCAGGAAGAGATCGCATGGCGTAACCGCGTCTTCCTCACCGCCGCGCTGCGCGGAGACGACAACAGCGCGTTCGGAAAGCAGTTCAAGGCTGCGTACTATCCCAAGTTCAGCGGATCGTGGGTGATCGGCGAGGAGCCGTGGTTCCACTTGCCGCTCGTCAACAGTCTGCGGTTGCGCGCTGCGTACGGCGCGTCGGGCACACAGCCCGGTGCCTTCGATGCATCGCAGTTGTACGCACCATCGGTAGGCTACGCGGATCAGCCCGGTCTCGTACCGAGCGCATTCGGAAACCCTGCGCTGCGTCCGGAGCTGAGCAAGGAGCTCGAGATGGGCTTCGAGAGCACGATACTCGGCGGCAGCACGGACTTGAGCTACACGCACTATCATCGCAACATCACGGACGCGATCGTGAACTCGCCGCTTCCACCATCGACCGGTTTCCCGGGTTCGCAGATCGTGAACATCGGGCGCGTGACTGGCTGGGGTAATGAGCTCGCCATCAATACGCGGCTTATCACGCGCGACAAGTTCTCATGGGCGGTCGGCTCGTCGTACTCCAGGAACGGGAATCGCATCGAGGACATGGGCGGGATTCCGTTCATCACGATTGCCGGCGGTCAGGCACAGAATCGCGTCGGATTCGGGATCGGCGACATCTTCATGTACAAGGTTCTGTCTGCAACCATCGACTCGGCGGGCTTCGTCACGTCGGCGATGTGCGACGGCGGAACGGGCAAGCAGGGTCTCGAGATGGGCGGCAAGGCGGTTCCTTGCTCGTCCGCACCGCGTGTACGCTGGGGCCCGTCGCAGCCGACGTGGCAGCTCGGTGTGAATACGACGGTGACTCTGTTCAAGCGACTGACTCTATTCGCGTCGGCTGACGGTAACGGTGGCAACTATCAGTCTGACACGGAGATCCGTGCGCTGCACAACCTCGGACTCACCCGCGCCGTGATCAAGCGCGACGATCCAATTCTTCAGGAATACCGCGCCATCGAGAACGATGCGACCGGTACGTTCCTCGCAAGCTTTGTCCGACTGCGTGAGCTCTCGGCGACGTACAACCTTCCGAATCGCTTTGCTGGCCGGATCGGTGCGAATGGCGGATCGTTCAGCCTGGCGATGCGCAACGTTGCGATGCTGTGGACCGGCGCGCAGGGTTGGAACACGTCACGTGACGGTCTCGTGTACGTGCCTGTCGCGAACCAGCACGTCTGGGACGCGGAGACTCGTGCTGCGGGCCAGCTGTCGCAGGGCTATCAGACCATTATGCCTCCCGCGGCAAGCCTCACGGCGACGCTGCGGCTCTCCTTCTAACGTTACGGGAATTCTAAGATGCAATATCACAACTCAAACGGCAGCGGGAGAAAACCGTTCGGTCGAAGCGTTGCGAGATCAATCCTGGTGCTGGGTCTCGCAGCCGCAACCGCTTGCAACAGCCTGCTCGACGTTACCAACCCGGGCGTTGTAAAGAGCAGCGATCTTTCCGATCCTTCGCTGGCTCCGACGCTCGATGCAGCGGCGCTTGGCACCTTCAACTGCGCATTTGCGCAGTACGTCGCGACGGCCGGCGTGCTGTCCGGGGAATACATCGTTTCCAACTCGTTCGTCGATGCAAACCAGTGGGGTTGGCGCGGCGTGGAAACCAAGACACAGCCTGGAACGTGTCCTACGAGTCGCGCCACGACGTCGCTGGGCTTCTACACGCCGATGCAATCGGCGCGCTTTCAGGCCGAGGATGCTGCGAAGCGCATAACGGCGTTCACCGCTGCTCAGGTGCCGACGCGTGCGAACATGCTGGCCGAGCTCACGACCTACGCCGCATACACGTACGTGCTGCTTGGGGAGGGAATGTGCAAGATGACGGTCGACAACGGGCCGCTCATAACGCGTGACAGCACGTTCAAGATCGCCGTTGCCAAATTCACCGCGGCGCTGGCCCTTGCGCAGACTGCGAACTACGCGGCGATGACCAACATGGCGCTCGTCGGTCGAGCTCGAGCCCAACTCGATCTCGGGAATCTGGCGGCTGCGAAAGCGGACGCGCAGGCAGTGCCGGCTGGCTTCGTTCGCAATGCGGAGTATTCGGAGACCACGATTACACGTGAGAACCGCATCTACAATCTCACGATCAGAAACGACTTCCTGTCGGTCGGTCCGGACTACCGCGGCCTCACGGTCGGTGGTGTAGCCGATCCCAGGGTGCCGGTGCTGAACACGGGCCGTTTCGGAAACGATGCAGTCACGCCGCAGTGGCAGCAGCGGAAGTTCATCGGAACCGGCGCGGTGCCAATGCCGATCGCGTCCTGGGCCGAGGCGCAGTTGATCTACGCCGAAGCTGCTGGTGGACAGGAAGCGAAGGATGCCATCAATCGCGTACGCGCGTCGCGTGGCGTTGCGCCGCTCAACGGCAGCGAAGGCTCGGACATAGAGGCGATAGTGCTCGAGGAGCGCCGGCGCACGCTCTTCAGCGAAGGACAGCGTCTTGGAGACATGCTGCGGACGAACATTCCGTTTCCGTCCGGTGTGAATCACAAGGGGCAGACGTACGGCCCGACCACGTGCGTTCCACTGCCGGATGTGGAGACGCAGAACAATCCGAACCTGCGCGGCTCGTGATCCTGTAGTGCAGCGTTGAAAATCCCCCTGTCATCTCCAACTGATGGCAGGGGGATTTCGTTTTTTTTTGGAGCCGTCGGTTCGCGCCGGGCAATCGCGCTCGACGCCACGATCTACAATGCCGGCGGCGTTACATTGTCTTGTTGACATCTGGATGCCCGTGGTTGGCGATCACGTTGCACAGAGAGGTTGCCGATGAGTGATCTGCACGCACACCATCACCCGACAGACGCAGCCACGAGTCCTCGGGCTGGCGATGGCGACGATACCGCAGCGCACGCCGGTCACGACAAACACGCCGGTCACAGCGTGGCCATGTTCCGCGACAAGTTCCTGCTGTCGTTCCTGCTCACGCTTCCGACGCTGGTCTGGGGCCACATGCTTCAAAGCGCGCTCGGCTACACGGCACCGGGCGTTCCGGGTGCGAGATGGATTCCGGCGATATTCGGTAGCGCGGTATTCCTGTACGGTGGAACACCATTTCTTGCCGGCGCCGTCCGCGAGATCCGGGATCGCCTGCCCGGCATGATGACGCTGATTGCGCTCGCAATCAGTGTCGCGTTCGCATTCAGCCTGGCGGTCGTGCTTGGCTTTCCCGGCATGCCGCTCTGGGAAGAATTGGCGACGCTTGTAACGGTCATGCTGCTCGGTCACTGGCTCGAGATGCGCTCGATCTCGCAAGCGCAGGGCGCGCTCGGTGAGCTGGCGAAGCTACTCCCGAGCACCGCCGCGCGCGTCCGTGGCGAGGGTGCGGCCGAACGAGTCGAAGACGTTCCAGTGACCGAGTTGCGCGACGGCGATGTAGTGCTGGTGCGTCCAGGCGCAGGAATTCCGGCCGACGGTGTCGTGCGTTCGGGGCGAAGCGACGTGGACGAGGCGCTCGTGACCGGCGAGTCGGCGCCTGTCGAGAAGGAAGAAGGTGCCACTGTCATCGCCGGCACAGTGAATGGTTCGGGATCGCTTCGCGTCGAAGTCACCGGAACTGGCGAACGTACCACGCTCGCCGGGATCATGCGCCTCGTGGAGCAGGCGCAGAACTCCCGCTCGCGCGCGCAAGCGCTTGCCGACCGCGCTGCATTTTGGCTCACCTGGATCGCGCTCGGCGCCGGCCTGGTGACGCTCGTCGCCTGGCTGTCGATTGGTGCGACAGCATCAATGGCCATCGAACGATTCGTCACCGTGCTCGTCATCGCCTGCCCTCACGCGCTCGGTCTCGCGGTTCCGCTCGTGCTTGCGATCTCGACCACACTCGGTGCACGGGCGGGGCTTCTCGTGCGCGACCGCCGCGGGCTCGAGGAGGCACGCAATCTCACAACCGTCGTGTTCGACAAGACGGGCACTCTCACCCTGGGCGAGCATCGCGTGGTCGCAGTGCGCACGGTCGGCGATCTATCCGAGGATGAGGCATTGCGACTCTCGGCCGCCGTGGAGCGCGACGCCGAGCATCCGATTGCGCGGGCCATAGTGACGAGCGCAACGGAGCGAGGGCTGACGGTGCCGGAGTCGAGCGCGTTCGAGTCGATCCCGGGTCGCGGTGTGCGCTCGACCGTGGATGGGCACCAGTTTGCGGTTGGTGGTCCGAACCTGCTCACCAGTCTGGGTGTGGCCCCCACATCCGAGCTCCAGCGATTCTCGGAGGAGGCGGCCGCGCGCGGCCAGGGTGTGGTGTACCTCATCAAGGGAAGTCGCGCACTTGCGGCGTTCGCGGTGGCGGACGCCGTACGTCCCGAGTCTGCCGAGGCGGTACGGCGGCTGCACGAAGCGGGCATCGAGGTGGTGATGATGACCGGCGATACGCGCGCCGTGGCGGAGGCCGTTGCCCGCGATCTCGGAATCGACACCGTGCTCGCGCAAGCGCTGCCTGAGGACAAGTCTGCCCACATCGAAGCGTTGCAGCAGCAGGGCAAGCGTGTGGCGATGGTGGGCGACGGTGTGAACGACGCGCCAGCACTCGTCACCGCCGACGTCGGCGTGGCGATCGGAGCCGGAACGAAGGTTGCGGTCGAAGCGGGCGATATTGTTCTCGTACGAAGCGATCCACGCGATGTACCCCGCATCATCGATCTCTCTCGCGTCAGCTACCGGAAGATGGTGCAGAACATCTGGTGGGCTGCGGGCTACAACATCATTGCAATTCCGCTCGCGGCAGGCGTGCTCGCTCCGTGGGGCGTGGTCCTGTCGCCAGCCGTTGGCGCTGTACTCATGTCGATGAGCACGATCATCGTCGCCATCAACGCACAGCTGCTGCGCGGTGCGAAGGTGTAGTTGTGTGCGAATGCTGCAGGCGGCGCGACGGCCAGGAGAAGCGAAACAAGCAGTCCCGACACGGCACTGATTGTCATCCGGGCGGTCAGGGCATGTTATCCATGTCGTGCATGTGCGACGGAGCCACTGATTTCGCCATCTGCATACCCATGTTCATCGCACCCGGGCGCAGGCGCAGAAACACAGTAGCCCCCAGCGGCGTGCGTGTGCCATACGTGTCCTTCAGAGCCGACGGAACCATGTTGATAGTACCGGCCGCACCGAGTCCGAGGCTCCCGCCGTACACCGATGTGAGCTCCCGCACGTAACCGAGAGTCACCTCACCGACGTCATACTGGATCGACGGCAATGGTTTCGTGATCACGATCATGCTTGCATGTGTCGCTTGTGCGAGTGACGAAGCGGGTGTGGTCGGTGCTGAAGTTGGAAGATCCTCCGGGCCTTTCTGCACGAACTCAGCGCGCGCGAAAACACTGTTGCGCTGATCGAGCGTGAGATTGCTCTCGGCGAGAAGACTATTTGACAAACTGGTCTGTCCGGTGTGCTTGTTCGCTCCGTAGATGAGTGAGCTCGCCCAGTTGCCGGATGTTCCAAATGCGCGCCCGTACAGCACCGATGCGCTGATTCGGTGCAACGATTCTTCCGGGTGCAGCTGCTCCGGACTCTTGAGATACGCGTAGGATCCCGAAAGACTCCAGTTCTCGCTCGGATTCACCGTGAGACGTCCAGCGTAGGAATCGAGACTGCGCCCCTTGTAATCGAAGTTGGTGCGAATCTCGTCCGGCTCGCGACCGTTGAAGATCGACCCTTCAAGCCGTACCGTGCGCGTGTAGATACCACCGGTCAGCACGCCGAACGAAATGTGTGTCGCGTCCTGCCAGTGGTGTGCGATCGGTGCGAGTGGATCGTTCGCGGCGCTCGGACGGTGTGGGAATGCGACCGGTCCAATTACAGGCTCACCGACGGGAGCGGCGTAGAGTGATACAGCGAGATTGTCGCCAATTACGTGGTCGTACAGTGCGGCGATCTCCATGAAGAGATCGTGTGGATGTTGCCGATCGTACAGCGATCGACCGCGATAGGACTCCCCCGACTGCAGGAGCAATGGATAGCCTCGTGAGCCAACGGTGAATGGCTCTGCGCTCACCATTCCGCGCAGGCCGAGACGGCCGCCGGCGAGATCGTGGCCAGCCATGAGCATTCCCCAATTCACACTGCCGAATTGCCTGTCACCGCGCCTGGTGTCCTGGTCATCGTATTGCAGAAACGCAACGCCGTGCAGCATCACATCCCAGGCGCCGAGCATGGTGCGGGATGCATGCATCGTCGTCACGTCCGGCAGCCAGGAAGTGCCAGATCCCATGCGCTGCATGGGAATGCCGAGTGGCGCCGATGCCATGGACATGGAACGCATGGAAGGTAGCGTCGTGTCGTTGCGCGCGGGCCCGTGATGCGCGGAATCGGTTTGTGGCGGATGACTGTGTTGTGCGAACGCCCGCGGAGCCGCGATGGTCGCCGCGAAAGCCGCGACGAAGAGCGTGCATGCGTGGGAGCGCAATGAAAGCGACATCTATAAATCCGGAAGCAATCGTCGCGGCGTTGTTGCCTGTGACGATCAATGGTCTGTGTCATCGGTGTCAGCCGTGGCACCGGCGAGTCTCCGCGGACAGTGCGTGACTCGGAACGCCGCGGATCGCGGCAGAGGGCTACGCCCTGGGAGGGGGCGGTTCTGGCGCGACTGCCATTGCGATCGGCGGCTCGGTGTACTCGGCGTGTACCGATGCCACGAGCGCTGGAACCGGTTGCGGCGCCACGACTGTCGATGGGAGCGCTATCGCGCCGCATCCCATAACTGCGGGACAGCAGTTTGTCCCCGTGGAGCTATCGCAAGGGGCATGGTTGTGCTGACCGGG
It encodes:
- a CDS encoding heavy metal translocating P-type ATPase, coding for MFRDKFLLSFLLTLPTLVWGHMLQSALGYTAPGVPGARWIPAIFGSAVFLYGGTPFLAGAVREIRDRLPGMMTLIALAISVAFAFSLAVVLGFPGMPLWEELATLVTVMLLGHWLEMRSISQAQGALGELAKLLPSTAARVRGEGAAERVEDVPVTELRDGDVVLVRPGAGIPADGVVRSGRSDVDEALVTGESAPVEKEEGATVIAGTVNGSGSLRVEVTGTGERTTLAGIMRLVEQAQNSRSRAQALADRAAFWLTWIALGAGLVTLVAWLSIGATASMAIERFVTVLVIACPHALGLAVPLVLAISTTLGARAGLLVRDRRGLEEARNLTTVVFDKTGTLTLGEHRVVAVRTVGDLSEDEALRLSAAVERDAEHPIARAIVTSATERGLTVPESSAFESIPGRGVRSTVDGHQFAVGGPNLLTSLGVAPTSELQRFSEEAAARGQGVVYLIKGSRALAAFAVADAVRPESAEAVRRLHEAGIEVVMMTGDTRAVAEAVARDLGIDTVLAQALPEDKSAHIEALQQQGKRVAMVGDGVNDAPALVTADVGVAIGAGTKVAVEAGDIVLVRSDPRDVPRIIDLSRVSYRKMVQNIWWAAGYNIIAIPLAAGVLAPWGVVLSPAVGAVLMSMSTIIVAINAQLLRGAKV
- a CDS encoding SusC/RagA family TonB-linked outer membrane protein gives rise to the protein MSKRSGSRWLLFALLSFTGVGVAGGVAAGVAGAQAGVAPQGTATITGTITDSAGHAPIAGVQVSAGPAGVTSGTTIKGAVTAPNGRFTITGVAPGAVTVRARLLGFAPVTRQVTATAGSVTTVDIALMHQTALLDQVVVTGTAGATQRRAVGNVIESIKATDILTVAPVTTVGQLVEGRTPGLTVLPSSGQVGTGSQLRVRGVSSLSLTNEPLIYIDGVRMDGNASRGPSQRGGMGTSALDDINPEDIESIEVIKGPAAGTLYGTEASNGVIQIITKRGRSGKASWNFSQRLGTNWLANPGGRAGTLYAKDPATQQLDSVNLYLHEAQSGNGPIFTNGMLEGTNLSLAGGSDLARYFTSVNYDDDVGVVPWNVAKKLGARANLDLLVGNKLKITTNMAYLRNRIRLAQGAIDIDPFSNLIWGNPLTLGKGQRGFNTSPPEEWSTVESHADVDRTTSNLTLNYTPISWFTNRLIAGLDASTENNWVLYPRQPKGNLDFLGNNGLGSKSVSRALHNFITLDYSGSAKYHRGDNLDFTSSIGLQYYHQDLNTITATGSNFPAIPITTVSGGTTRTGAETYTGNATVGVFGQEEIAWRNRVFLTAALRGDDNSAFGKQFKAAYYPKFSGSWVIGEEPWFHLPLVNSLRLRAAYGASGTQPGAFDASQLYAPSVGYADQPGLVPSAFGNPALRPELSKELEMGFESTILGGSTDLSYTHYHRNITDAIVNSPLPPSTGFPGSQIVNIGRVTGWGNELAINTRLITRDKFSWAVGSSYSRNGNRIEDMGGIPFITIAGGQAQNRVGFGIGDIFMYKVLSATIDSAGFVTSAMCDGGTGKQGLEMGGKAVPCSSAPRVRWGPSQPTWQLGVNTTVTLFKRLTLFASADGNGGNYQSDTEIRALHNLGLTRAVIKRDDPILQEYRAIENDATGTFLASFVRLRELSATYNLPNRFAGRIGANGGSFSLAMRNVAMLWTGAQGWNTSRDGLVYVPVANQHVWDAETRAAGQLSQGYQTIMPPAASLTATLRLSF
- a CDS encoding RagB/SusD family nutrient uptake outer membrane protein, whose amino-acid sequence is MQYHNSNGSGRKPFGRSVARSILVLGLAAATACNSLLDVTNPGVVKSSDLSDPSLAPTLDAAALGTFNCAFAQYVATAGVLSGEYIVSNSFVDANQWGWRGVETKTQPGTCPTSRATTSLGFYTPMQSARFQAEDAAKRITAFTAAQVPTRANMLAELTTYAAYTYVLLGEGMCKMTVDNGPLITRDSTFKIAVAKFTAALALAQTANYAAMTNMALVGRARAQLDLGNLAAAKADAQAVPAGFVRNAEYSETTITRENRIYNLTIRNDFLSVGPDYRGLTVGGVADPRVPVLNTGRFGNDAVTPQWQQRKFIGTGAVPMPIASWAEAQLIYAEAAGGQEAKDAINRVRASRGVAPLNGSEGSDIEAIVLEERRRTLFSEGQRLGDMLRTNIPFPSGVNHKGQTYGPTTCVPLPDVETQNNPNLRGS
- a CDS encoding S9 family peptidase, with product MRFIARSVAVAAVMVATTAVSLTAQQAPGLASTDISALRGLGDVQVSPDGRHVAYAVTRRDTPGRPRSETWIRDLATHAESRLGTDATGASSPRWSPDGSAIAFFGRVGDSSGVAIANADGSDIRFIASVKGTNHVLPSIGERLTWSPDGHRLAFISSTPGPEVDANGDPMVITRYSYKPTASEGLTRFNDNRRLHIFVADLATKHVRQLTTGNYYEHSIEWSPSGAEIMFVSNHGADPDRVFNYDVFAVNVASGAQRQITKTASPEYQPVWSPDGRRIAYLGTKRSLTSSETTMEDTHVWVMNADGSNRREVGLSVDNRQRAPRWSRDGTSLYTVVQVHGDSKLYRIPVDGGSPHVVVGDEGQIGSWSLMSDGGLIYAFASPAEPAMLREMNASGVAHDIVRLNTALLAKRRVAPVERFTFRSRDGLQVEAYFTAPLDRTANSKYPLIVQIHGGPHGAQGSAFNDKAQVYAAHGMASLMVNYRGSTGYGQKFADAIFKDQDGREAEDVMAGVDAALARHPWLDSTRMGVEGTSYGGQLADWLVTRTNRFAAAIPTAGIANLISFNYMSYYHDYLAVEFGAYPHVGALMDTLWKRSALRYVSRVKTPVMLVHGENDNDVPIAEAEQFYIALKDVGVPVVMIRYPREGHGVRETKHVIDFIDRSIAWYNRWFSHSGPREG